The Astyanax mexicanus isolate ESR-SI-001 chromosome 14, AstMex3_surface, whole genome shotgun sequence genome window below encodes:
- the LOC103046345 gene encoding uncharacterized protein LOC103046345 isoform X17: MVMHDEAGSGVVMRAGPVVMQDQAGSEVVMRAGPVVMQDQAGSEVVMRAGPVVMQDQAGSEVVMRAGPVVMQDQAGSEVVMRAGPVVMQDQAGSEVVMRAGPVVMQDEASSEVVMRAGPVVMQEQASSEVVMRAGPVVMQDEASSEVVMRAGPVVMQEQASSEVVMRAGPVVMQEQAGSEVVMRAGPVVMQDEASSEVVMRAGPVVMQDEASSEVVMRAGPVVMQDKAGSGVVMRAGPVVMQDEAGSGVVMRDGAGGNAG, from the exons ATGGTAATGCATGACGAGGCTGGTAGTGGGGTAGTGATGCGGGCAGGGCCGGTGGTGATGCAGGACCAGGCTGGTAGTGAGGTAGTGATGCGGGCAGGGCCGGTGGTGATGCAGGACCAGGCTGGTAGTGAGGTAGTGATGCGGGCAGGGCCGGTGGTGATGCAGGACCAGGCTGGTAGTGAG GTAGTGATGCGGGCAGGGCCGGTGGTGATGCAGGACCAGGCTGGTAGTGAGGTAGTGATGCGGGCAGGGCCAGTGGTGATGCAGGACCAGGCTGGTAGTGAGGTAGTGATGCGGGCAGGTCCGGTGGTGATGCAGGACGAGGCTAGTAGTGAGGTAGTGATGCGGGCAGGGCCGGTGGTGATGCAGGAACAGGCTAGTAGTGAGGTAGTGATGCGGGCAGGGCCGGTGGTGATGCAGGACGAGGCTAGTAGTGAGGTAGTGATGCGGGCAGGGCCGGTGGTGATGCAGGAACAGGCTAGTAGTGAG GTAGTGATGCGGGCAGGGCCGGTGGTGATGCAGGAACAGGCTGGTAGTGAGGTAGTGATGCGGGCAGGGCCGGTGGTGATGCAGGACGAGGCTAGTAGTGAGGTAGTGATGCGGGCAGGGCCGGTGGTGATGCAGGACGAGGCTAGTAGTGAGGTAGTGATGCGGGCAGGGCCGGTGGTGATGCAGGACAAGGCTGGTAGTGGGGTAGTGATGCGGGCAGGGCCGGTGGTGATGCAGGACGAGGCTGGTAGTGGGGTAGTGATGCGGGACGGGGCCGGTGGTAATGCGGGATGA
- the LOC103046345 gene encoding uncharacterized protein LOC103046345 isoform X34, translated as MVMHDEAGSGVVMRAGPVVMQDQAGSEVVMRAGPVVMQDQAGSEVVMRAGPVVMQDQAGSEVVMRAGPVVMQDQAGSEVVMRAGPVVMQDQAGSEVVMRAGPVVMQEQAGSEVVMRAGPVVMQDQAGSEVVMRAGPVVMQEQAGSEVVMRAGPVVMQDEASSEVVMRAGPVVMQDEASSEVVMRAGPVVMQDKAGSGVVMRAGPVVMQDEAGSGVVMRDGAGGNAG; from the exons ATGGTAATGCATGACGAGGCTGGTAGTGGGGTAGTGATGCGGGCAGGGCCGGTGGTGATGCAGGACCAGGCTGGTAGTGAGGTAGTGATGCGGGCAGGGCCGGTGGTGATGCAGGACCAGGCTGGTAGTGAGGTAGTGATGCGGGCAGGGCCGGTGGTGATGCAGGACCAGGCTGGTAGTGAG GTAGTGATGCGGGCAGGGCCGGTGGTGATGCAGGACCAGGCTGGTAGTGAGGTAGTGATGCGGGCAGGGCCAGTGGTGATGCAGGACCAGGCTGGTAGTGAG GTAGTGATGCGGGCAGGGCCGGTGGTGATGCAGGAACAGGCTGGTAGTGAGGTAGTGATGCGGGCAGGGCCGGTGGTGATGCAGGACCAGGCTGGTAGTGAGGTAGTGATGCGGGCAGGGCCGGTGGTGATGCAGGAACAGGCTGGTAGTGAGGTAGTGATGCGGGCAGGGCCGGTGGTGATGCAGGACGAGGCTAGTAGTGAGGTAGTGATGCGGGCAGGGCCGGTGGTGATGCAGGACGAGGCTAGTAGTGAGGTAGTGATGCGGGCAGGGCCGGTGGTGATGCAGGACAAGGCTGGTAGTGGGGTAGTGATGCGGGCAGGGCCGGTGGTGATGCAGGACGAGGCTGGTAGTGGGGTAGTGATGCGGGACGGGGCCGGTGGTAATGCGGGATGA
- the LOC103046345 gene encoding uncharacterized protein LOC103046345 isoform X37, translated as MVMHDEAGSGVVMRAGPVVMQDQAGSEVVMRAGPVVMQDQAGSEVVMRAGPVVMQDEASSEVVMRAGPVVMQEQASSEVVMRAGPVVMQDEASSEVVMRAGPVVMQEQAGSEVVMRAGPVVMQDQAGSEVVMRAGPVVMQEQAGSEVVMRAGPVVMQDEASSEVVMRAGPVVMQDEASSEVVMRAGPVVMQDKAGSGVVMRAGPVVMQDEAGSGVVMRDGAGGNAG; from the exons ATGGTAATGCATGACGAGGCTGGTAGTGGGGTAGTGATGCGGGCAGGGCCGGTGGTGATGCAGGACCAGGCTGGTAGTGAGGTAGTGATGCGGGCAGGGCCGGTGGTGATGCAGGACCAGGCTGGTAGTGAG GTAGTGATGCGGGCAGGGCCGGTGGTGATGCAGGACGAGGCTAGTAGTGAGGTAGTGATGCGGGCAGGGCCGGTGGTGATGCAGGAACAGGCTAGTAGTGAGGTAGTGATGCGGGCAGGTCCGGTGGTGATGCAGGACGAGGCTAGTAGTGAGGTAGTGATGCGGGCAGGGCCGGTGGTGATGCAGGAACAGGCTGGTAGTGAGGTAGTGATGCGGGCAGGGCCGGTGGTGATGCAGGACCAGGCTGGTAGTGAGGTAGTGATGCGGGCAGGGCCGGTGGTGATGCAGGAACAGGCTGGTAGTGAGGTAGTGATGCGGGCAGGGCCGGTGGTGATGCAGGACGAGGCTAGTAGTGAGGTAGTGATGCGGGCAGGGCCGGTGGTGATGCAGGACGAGGCTAGTAGTGAGGTAGTGATGCGGGCAGGGCCGGTGGTGATGCAGGACAAGGCTGGTAGTGGGGTAGTGATGCGGGCAGGGCCGGTGGTGATGCAGGACGAGGCTGGTAGTGGGGTAGTGATGCGGGACGGGGCCGGTGGTAATGCGGGATGA
- the LOC103046345 gene encoding uncharacterized protein LOC103046345 isoform X47, with protein sequence MVMHDEAGSGVVMRAGPVVMQDQAGSEVVMRAGPVVMQDQAGSEVVMRAGPVVMQDQAGSEVVMRAGPVVMQDQAGSEVVMRAGPVVMQDQAGSEVVMRAGPVVMQEQAGSEVVMRAGPVVMQDEASSEVVMRAGPVVMQDEASSEVVMRAGPVVMQDKAGSGVVMRAGPVVMQDEAGSGVVMRDGAGGNAG encoded by the exons ATGGTAATGCATGACGAGGCTGGTAGTGGGGTAGTGATGCGGGCAGGGCCGGTGGTGATGCAGGACCAGGCTGGTAGTGAGGTAGTGATGCGGGCAGGGCCGGTGGTGATGCAGGACCAGGCTGGTAGTGAGGTAGTGATGCGGGCAGGGCCGGTGGTGATGCAGGACCAGGCTGGTAGTGAG GTAGTGATGCGGGCAGGGCCGGTGGTGATGCAGGACCAGGCTGGTAGTGAGGTAGTGATGCGGGCAGGGCCAGTGGTGATGCAGGACCAGGCTGGTAGTGAG GTAGTGATGCGGGCAGGGCCGGTGGTGATGCAGGAACAGGCTGGTAGTGAGGTAGTGATGCGGGCAGGGCCGGTGGTGATGCAGGACGAGGCTAGTAGTGAGGTAGTGATGCGGGCAGGGCCGGTGGTGATGCAGGACGAGGCTAGTAGTGAGGTAGTGATGCGGGCAGGGCCGGTGGTGATGCAGGACAAGGCTGGTAGTGGGGTAGTGATGCGGGCAGGGCCGGTGGTGATGCAGGACGAGGCTGGTAGTGGGGTAGTGATGCGGGACGGGGCCGGTGGTAATGCGGGATGA
- the LOC103046345 gene encoding uncharacterized protein LOC103046345 isoform X21, giving the protein MVMHDEAGSGVVMRAGPVVMQDQAGSEVVMRAGPVVMQDQAGSEVVMRAGPVVMQDQAGSEVVMRAGPVVMQDQAGSEVVMRAGPVVMQDQAGSEVVMRAGPVVMQDEASSEVVMRAGPVVMQEQASSEVVMRAGPVVMQDEASSEVVMRAGPVVMQDQAGSEVVMRAGPVVMQEQAGSEVVMRAGPVVMQDEASSEVVMRAGPVVMQDEASSEVVMRAGPVVMQDKAGSGVVMRAGPVVMQDEAGSGVVMRDGAGGNAG; this is encoded by the exons ATGGTAATGCATGACGAGGCTGGTAGTGGGGTAGTGATGCGGGCAGGGCCGGTGGTGATGCAGGACCAGGCTGGTAGTGAGGTAGTGATGCGGGCAGGGCCGGTGGTGATGCAGGACCAGGCTGGTAGTGAGGTAGTGATGCGGGCAGGGCCGGTGGTGATGCAGGACCAGGCTGGTAGTGAG GTAGTGATGCGGGCAGGGCCGGTGGTGATGCAGGACCAGGCTGGTAGTGAGGTAGTGATGCGGGCAGGGCCAGTGGTGATGCAGGACCAGGCTGGTAGTGAGGTAGTGATGCGGGCAGGTCCGGTGGTGATGCAGGACGAGGCTAGTAGTGAGGTAGTGATGCGGGCAGGGCCGGTGGTGATGCAGGAACAGGCTAGTAGTGAGGTAGTGATGCGGGCAGGGCCGGTGGTGATGCAGGACGAGGCTAGTAGTGAG GTAGTGATGCGGGCAGGGCCGGTGGTGATGCAGGACCAGGCTGGTAGTGAGGTAGTGATGCGGGCAGGGCCGGTGGTGATGCAGGAACAGGCTGGTAGTGAGGTAGTGATGCGGGCAGGGCCGGTGGTGATGCAGGACGAGGCTAGTAGTGAGGTAGTGATGCGGGCAGGGCCGGTGGTGATGCAGGACGAGGCTAGTAGTGAGGTAGTGATGCGGGCAGGGCCGGTGGTGATGCAGGACAAGGCTGGTAGTGGGGTAGTGATGCGGGCAGGGCCGGTGGTGATGCAGGACGAGGCTGGTAGTGGGGTAGTGATGCGGGACGGGGCCGGTGGTAATGCGGGATGA
- the LOC103046345 gene encoding uncharacterized protein LOC103046345 isoform X42, which translates to MVMHDEAGSGVVMRAGPVVMQDQAGSEVVMRAGPVVMQDQAGSEVVMRAGPVVMQDQAGSEVVMRAGPVVMQDQAGSEVVMRAGPVVMQDQAGSEVVMRAGPVVMQDEASSEVVMRAGPVVMQEQASSEVVMRAGPVVMQDEASSEVVMRAGPVVMQEQASSEVVMRAGPVVMQDEASSEVVMRAGPVVMQDKAGSGVVMRAGPVVMQDEAGSGVVMRDGAGGNAG; encoded by the exons ATGGTAATGCATGACGAGGCTGGTAGTGGGGTAGTGATGCGGGCAGGGCCGGTGGTGATGCAGGACCAGGCTGGTAGTGAGGTAGTGATGCGGGCAGGGCCGGTGGTGATGCAGGACCAGGCTGGTAGTGAGGTAGTGATGCGGGCAGGGCCGGTGGTGATGCAGGACCAGGCTGGTAGTGAG GTAGTGATGCGGGCAGGGCCGGTGGTGATGCAGGACCAGGCTGGTAGTGAGGTAGTGATGCGGGCAGGGCCAGTGGTGATGCAGGACCAGGCTGGTAGTGAGGTAGTGATGCGGGCAGGTCCGGTGGTGATGCAGGACGAGGCTAGTAGTGAGGTAGTGATGCGGGCAGGGCCGGTGGTGATGCAGGAACAGGCTAGTAGTGAGGTAGTGATGCGGGCAGGGCCGGTGGTGATGCAGGACGAGGCTAGTAGTGAGGTAGTGATGCGGGCAGGGCCGGTGGTGATGCAGGAACAGGCTAGTAGTGAG GTAGTGATGCGGGCAGGGCCGGTGGTGATGCAGGACGAGGCTAGTAGTGAGGTAGTGATGCGGGCAGGGCCGGTGGTGATGCAGGACAAGGCTGGTAGTGGGGTAGTGATGCGGGCAGGGCCGGTGGTGATGCAGGACGAGGCTGGTAGTGGGGTAGTGATGCGGGACGGGGCCGGTGGTAATGCGGGATGA
- the LOC103046345 gene encoding uncharacterized protein LOC103046345 isoform X14 has product MVMHDEAGSGVVMRAGPVVMQDQAGSEVVMRAGPVVMQDQAGSEVVMRAGPVVMQDQAGSEVVMRAGPVVMQDQAGSEVVMRAGPVVMQEQASSEVVMRAGPVVMQDEASSEVVMRAGPVVMQEQASSEVVMRAGPVVMQDEASSEVVMRAGPVVMQEQAGSEVVMRAGPVVMQDQAGSEVVMRAGPVVMQEQAGSEVVMRAGPVVMQDEASSEVVMRAGPVVMQDEASSEVVMRAGPVVMQDKAGSGVVMRAGPVVMQDEAGSGVVMRDGAGGNAG; this is encoded by the exons ATGGTAATGCATGACGAGGCTGGTAGTGGGGTAGTGATGCGGGCAGGGCCGGTGGTGATGCAGGACCAGGCTGGTAGTGAGGTAGTGATGCGGGCAGGGCCGGTGGTGATGCAGGACCAGGCTGGTAGTGAGGTAGTGATGCGGGCAGGGCCGGTGGTGATGCAGGACCAGGCTGGTAGTGAG GTAGTGATGCGGGCAGGGCCGGTGGTGATGCAGGACCAGGCTGGTAGTGAG GTAGTGATGCGGGCAGGGCCGGTGGTGATGCAGGAACAGGCTAGTAGTGAGGTAGTGATGCGGGCAGGGCCGGTGGTGATGCAGGACGAGGCTAGTAGTGAGGTAGTGATGCGGGCAGGGCCGGTGGTGATGCAGGAACAGGCTAGTAGTGAGGTAGTGATGCGGGCAGGTCCGGTGGTGATGCAGGACGAGGCTAGTAGTGAGGTAGTGATGCGGGCAGGGCCGGTGGTGATGCAGGAACAGGCTGGTAGTGAGGTAGTGATGCGGGCAGGGCCGGTGGTGATGCAGGACCAGGCTGGTAGTGAGGTAGTGATGCGGGCAGGGCCGGTGGTGATGCAGGAACAGGCTGGTAGTGAGGTAGTGATGCGGGCAGGGCCGGTGGTGATGCAGGACGAGGCTAGTAGTGAGGTAGTGATGCGGGCAGGGCCGGTGGTGATGCAGGACGAGGCTAGTAGTGAGGTAGTGATGCGGGCAGGGCCGGTGGTGATGCAGGACAAGGCTGGTAGTGGGGTAGTGATGCGGGCAGGGCCGGTGGTGATGCAGGACGAGGCTGGTAGTGGGGTAGTGATGCGGGACGGGGCCGGTGGTAATGCGGGATGA
- the LOC103046345 gene encoding uncharacterized protein LOC103046345 isoform X9 produces the protein MVMHDEAGSGVVMRAGPVVMQDQAGSEVVMRAGPVVMQDQAGSEVVMRAGPVVMQDQAGSEVVMRAGPVVMQDQAGSEVVMRAGPVVMQDEASSEVVMRAGPVVMQEQASSEVVMRAGPVVMQDEASSEVVMRAGPVVMQEQASSEVVMRAGPVVMQDEASSEVVMRAGPVVMQEQAGSEVVMRAGPVVMQDQAGSEVVMRAGPVVMQEQAGSEVVMRAGPVVMQDEASSEVVMRAGPVVMQDEASSEVVMRAGPVVMQDKAGSGVVMRAGPVVMQDEAGSGVVMRDGAGGNAG, from the exons ATGGTAATGCATGACGAGGCTGGTAGTGGGGTAGTGATGCGGGCAGGGCCGGTGGTGATGCAGGACCAGGCTGGTAGTGAGGTAGTGATGCGGGCAGGGCCGGTGGTGATGCAGGACCAGGCTGGTAGTGAGGTAGTGATGCGGGCAGGGCCGGTGGTGATGCAGGACCAGGCTGGTAGTGAG GTAGTGATGCGGGCAGGGCCGGTGGTGATGCAGGACCAGGCTGGTAGTGAG GTAGTGATGCGGGCAGGTCCGGTGGTGATGCAGGACGAGGCTAGTAGTGAGGTAGTGATGCGGGCAGGGCCGGTGGTGATGCAGGAACAGGCTAGTAGTGAGGTAGTGATGCGGGCAGGGCCGGTGGTGATGCAGGACGAGGCTAGTAGTGAGGTAGTGATGCGGGCAGGGCCGGTGGTGATGCAGGAACAGGCTAGTAGTGAGGTAGTGATGCGGGCAGGTCCGGTGGTGATGCAGGACGAGGCTAGTAGTGAGGTAGTGATGCGGGCAGGGCCGGTGGTGATGCAGGAACAGGCTGGTAGTGAGGTAGTGATGCGGGCAGGGCCGGTGGTGATGCAGGACCAGGCTGGTAGTGAGGTAGTGATGCGGGCAGGGCCGGTGGTGATGCAGGAACAGGCTGGTAGTGAGGTAGTGATGCGGGCAGGGCCGGTGGTGATGCAGGACGAGGCTAGTAGTGAGGTAGTGATGCGGGCAGGGCCGGTGGTGATGCAGGACGAGGCTAGTAGTGAGGTAGTGATGCGGGCAGGGCCGGTGGTGATGCAGGACAAGGCTGGTAGTGGGGTAGTGATGCGGGCAGGGCCGGTGGTGATGCAGGACGAGGCTGGTAGTGGGGTAGTGATGCGGGACGGGGCCGGTGGTAATGCGGGATGA
- the LOC103046345 gene encoding uncharacterized protein LOC103046345 isoform X46: MVMHDEAGSGVVMRAGPVVMQDQAGSEVVMRAGPVVMQDQAGSEVVMRAGPVVMQDQAGSEVVMRAGPVVMQDQAGSEVVMRAGPVVMQDQAGSEVVMRAGPVVMQEQAGSEVVMRAGPVVMQDEASSEVVMRAGPVVMQDEASSEVVMRAGPVVMQDKAGSGVVMRAGPVVMQDEAGSGVVMRDGAGGNAG, translated from the exons ATGGTAATGCATGACGAGGCTGGTAGTGGGGTAGTGATGCGGGCAGGGCCGGTGGTGATGCAGGACCAGGCTGGTAGTGAGGTAGTGATGCGGGCAGGGCCGGTGGTGATGCAGGACCAGGCTGGTAGTGAGGTAGTGATGCGGGCAGGGCCGGTGGTGATGCAGGACCAGGCTGGTAGTGAG GTAGTGATGCGGGCAGGGCCGGTGGTGATGCAGGACCAGGCTGGTAGTGAG GTAGTGATGCGGGCAGGGCCGGTGGTGATGCAGGACCAGGCTGGTAGTGAGGTAGTGATGCGGGCAGGGCCGGTGGTGATGCAGGAACAGGCTGGTAGTGAGGTAGTGATGCGGGCAGGGCCGGTGGTGATGCAGGACGAGGCTAGTAGTGAGGTAGTGATGCGGGCAGGGCCGGTGGTGATGCAGGACGAGGCTAGTAGTGAGGTAGTGATGCGGGCAGGGCCGGTGGTGATGCAGGACAAGGCTGGTAGTGGGGTAGTGATGCGGGCAGGGCCGGTGGTGATGCAGGACGAGGCTGGTAGTGGGGTAGTGATGCGGGACGGGGCCGGTGGTAATGCGGGATGA
- the LOC103046345 gene encoding uncharacterized protein LOC103046345 isoform X12, translated as MVMHDEAGSGVVMRAGPVVMQDQAGSEVVMRAGPVVMQDQAGSEVVMRAGPVVMQDQAGSEVVMRAGPVVMQDQAGSEVVMRAGPVVMQDQAGSEVVMRAGPVVMQDEASSEVVMRAGPVVMQEQASSEVVMRAGPVVMQDEASSEVVMRAGPVVMQEQAGSEVVMRAGPVVMQDQAGSEVVMRAGPVVMQEQAGSEVVMRAGPVVMQDEASSEVVMRAGPVVMQDEASSEVVMRAGPVVMQDKAGSGVVMRAGPVVMQDEAGSGVVMRDGAGGNAG; from the exons ATGGTAATGCATGACGAGGCTGGTAGTGGGGTAGTGATGCGGGCAGGGCCGGTGGTGATGCAGGACCAGGCTGGTAGTGAGGTAGTGATGCGGGCAGGGCCGGTGGTGATGCAGGACCAGGCTGGTAGTGAGGTAGTGATGCGGGCAGGGCCGGTGGTGATGCAGGACCAGGCTGGTAGTGAG GTAGTGATGCGGGCAGGGCCGGTGGTGATGCAGGACCAGGCTGGTAGTGAGGTAGTGATGCGGGCAGGGCCAGTGGTGATGCAGGACCAGGCTGGTAGTGAG GTAGTGATGCGGGCAGGGCCGGTGGTGATGCAGGACGAGGCTAGTAGTGAGGTAGTGATGCGGGCAGGGCCGGTGGTGATGCAGGAACAGGCTAGTAGTGAGGTAGTGATGCGGGCAGGTCCGGTGGTGATGCAGGACGAGGCTAGTAGTGAGGTAGTGATGCGGGCAGGGCCGGTGGTGATGCAGGAACAGGCTGGTAGTGAGGTAGTGATGCGGGCAGGGCCGGTGGTGATGCAGGACCAGGCTGGTAGTGAGGTAGTGATGCGGGCAGGGCCGGTGGTGATGCAGGAACAGGCTGGTAGTGAGGTAGTGATGCGGGCAGGGCCGGTGGTGATGCAGGACGAGGCTAGTAGTGAGGTAGTGATGCGGGCAGGGCCGGTGGTGATGCAGGACGAGGCTAGTAGTGAGGTAGTGATGCGGGCAGGGCCGGTGGTGATGCAGGACAAGGCTGGTAGTGGGGTAGTGATGCGGGCAGGGCCGGTGGTGATGCAGGACGAGGCTGGTAGTGGGGTAGTGATGCGGGACGGGGCCGGTGGTAATGCGGGATGA
- the LOC103046345 gene encoding uncharacterized protein LOC103046345 isoform X27, with protein sequence MVMHDEAGSGVVMRAGPVVMQDQAGSEVVMRAGPVVMQDQAGSEVVMRAGPVVMQDQAGSEVVMRAGPVVMQDQAGSEVVMRAGPVVMQDQAGSEVVMRAGPVVMQDEASSEVVMRAGPVVMQEQASSEVVMRAGPVVMQDEASSEVVMRAGPVVMQEQASSEVVMRAGPVVMQDEASSEVVMRAGPVVMQEQAGSEVVMRAGPVVMQDQAGSEVVMRAGPVVMQDKAGSGVVMRAGPVVMQDEAGSGVVMRDGAGGNAG encoded by the exons ATGGTAATGCATGACGAGGCTGGTAGTGGGGTAGTGATGCGGGCAGGGCCGGTGGTGATGCAGGACCAGGCTGGTAGTGAGGTAGTGATGCGGGCAGGGCCGGTGGTGATGCAGGACCAGGCTGGTAGTGAGGTAGTGATGCGGGCAGGGCCGGTGGTGATGCAGGACCAGGCTGGTAGTGAG GTAGTGATGCGGGCAGGGCCGGTGGTGATGCAGGACCAGGCTGGTAGTGAGGTAGTGATGCGGGCAGGGCCAGTGGTGATGCAGGACCAGGCTGGTAGTGAGGTAGTGATGCGGGCAGGTCCGGTGGTGATGCAGGACGAGGCTAGTAGTGAGGTAGTGATGCGGGCAGGGCCGGTGGTGATGCAGGAACAGGCTAGTAGTGAGGTAGTGATGCGGGCAGGGCCGGTGGTGATGCAGGACGAGGCTAGTAGTGAGGTAGTGATGCGGGCAGGGCCGGTGGTGATGCAGGAACAGGCTAGTAGTGAGGTAGTGATGCGGGCAGGTCCGGTGGTGATGCAGGACGAGGCTAGTAGTGAGGTAGTGATGCGGGCAGGGCCGGTGGTGATGCAGGAACAGGCTGGTAGTGAGGTAGTGATGCGGGCAGGGCCGGTGGTGATGCAGGACCAGGCTGGTAGTGAG GTAGTGATGCGGGCAGGGCCGGTGGTGATGCAGGACAAGGCTGGTAGTGGGGTAGTGATGCGGGCAGGGCCGGTGGTGATGCAGGACGAGGCTGGTAGTGGGGTAGTGATGCGGGACGGGGCCGGTGGTAATGCGGGATGA
- the LOC103046345 gene encoding uncharacterized protein LOC103046345 isoform X26: protein MVMHDEAGSGVVMRAGPVVMQDQAGSEVVMRAGPVVMQDQAGSEVVMRAGPVVMQDQAGSEVVMRAGPVVMQDQAGSEVVMRAGPVVMQDQAGSEVVMRAGPVVMQDEASSEVVMRAGPVVMQDEASSEVVMRAGPVVMQEQAGSEVVMRAGPVVMQDQAGSEVVMRAGPVVMQEQAGSEVVMRAGPVVMQDEASSEVVMRAGPVVMQDEASSEVVMRAGPVVMQDKAGSGVVMRAGPVVMQDEAGSGVVMRDGAGGNAG from the exons ATGGTAATGCATGACGAGGCTGGTAGTGGGGTAGTGATGCGGGCAGGGCCGGTGGTGATGCAGGACCAGGCTGGTAGTGAGGTAGTGATGCGGGCAGGGCCGGTGGTGATGCAGGACCAGGCTGGTAGTGAGGTAGTGATGCGGGCAGGGCCGGTGGTGATGCAGGACCAGGCTGGTAGTGAG GTAGTGATGCGGGCAGGGCCGGTGGTGATGCAGGACCAGGCTGGTAGTGAGGTAGTGATGCGGGCAGGGCCAGTGGTGATGCAGGACCAGGCTGGTAGTGAGGTAGTGATGCGGGCAGGTCCGGTGGTGATGCAGGACGAGGCTAGTAGTGAG GTAGTGATGCGGGCAGGTCCGGTGGTGATGCAGGACGAGGCTAGTAGTGAGGTAGTGATGCGGGCAGGGCCGGTGGTGATGCAGGAACAGGCTGGTAGTGAGGTAGTGATGCGGGCAGGGCCGGTGGTGATGCAGGACCAGGCTGGTAGTGAGGTAGTGATGCGGGCAGGGCCGGTGGTGATGCAGGAACAGGCTGGTAGTGAGGTAGTGATGCGGGCAGGGCCGGTGGTGATGCAGGACGAGGCTAGTAGTGAGGTAGTGATGCGGGCAGGGCCGGTGGTGATGCAGGACGAGGCTAGTAGTGAGGTAGTGATGCGGGCAGGGCCGGTGGTGATGCAGGACAAGGCTGGTAGTGGGGTAGTGATGCGGGCAGGGCCGGTGGTGATGCAGGACGAGGCTGGTAGTGGGGTAGTGATGCGGGACGGGGCCGGTGGTAATGCGGGATGA
- the LOC103046345 gene encoding uncharacterized protein LOC103046345 isoform X16 — MVMHDEAGSGVVMRAGPVVMQDQAGSEVVMRAGPVVMQDQAGSEVVMRAGPVVMQDQAGSEVVMRAGPVVMQDQAGSEVVMRAGPVVMQDQAGSEVVMRAGPVVMQDEASSEVVMRAGPVVMQEQASSEVVMRAGPVVMQEQAGSEVVMRAGPVVMQDQAGSEVVMRAGPVVMQEQAGSEVVMRAGPVVMQDEASSEVVMRAGPVVMQDEASSEVVMRAGPVVMQDKAGSGVVMRAGPVVMQDEAGSGVVMRDGAGGNAG, encoded by the exons ATGGTAATGCATGACGAGGCTGGTAGTGGGGTAGTGATGCGGGCAGGGCCGGTGGTGATGCAGGACCAGGCTGGTAGTGAGGTAGTGATGCGGGCAGGGCCGGTGGTGATGCAGGACCAGGCTGGTAGTGAGGTAGTGATGCGGGCAGGGCCGGTGGTGATGCAGGACCAGGCTGGTAGTGAG GTAGTGATGCGGGCAGGGCCGGTGGTGATGCAGGACCAGGCTGGTAGTGAGGTAGTGATGCGGGCAGGGCCAGTGGTGATGCAGGACCAGGCTGGTAGTGAGGTAGTGATGCGGGCAGGTCCGGTGGTGATGCAGGACGAGGCTAGTAGTGAGGTAGTGATGCGGGCAGGGCCGGTGGTGATGCAGGAACAGGCTAGTAGTGAG GTAGTGATGCGGGCAGGGCCGGTGGTGATGCAGGAACAGGCTGGTAGTGAGGTAGTGATGCGGGCAGGGCCGGTGGTGATGCAGGACCAGGCTGGTAGTGAGGTAGTGATGCGGGCAGGGCCGGTGGTGATGCAGGAACAGGCTGGTAGTGAGGTAGTGATGCGGGCAGGGCCGGTGGTGATGCAGGACGAGGCTAGTAGTGAGGTAGTGATGCGGGCAGGGCCGGTGGTGATGCAGGACGAGGCTAGTAGTGAGGTAGTGATGCGGGCAGGGCCGGTGGTGATGCAGGACAAGGCTGGTAGTGGGGTAGTGATGCGGGCAGGGCCGGTGGTGATGCAGGACGAGGCTGGTAGTGGGGTAGTGATGCGGGACGGGGCCGGTGGTAATGCGGGATGA